Within Protaetiibacter intestinalis, the genomic segment CGGCTACCGCTTCGCCGACGACAGCACCGCGAAGACTTTCTCGGGAACCCTCGCCGGGGTGCTCCCGAAGAGCGACCCGAGCTGTGCGCCGCCGCCGAAGTGCATCCCGAACTCCTCGGTGAGCTACACCTACGACCCGGCGAGGAACAGCGGCGTGATCACGGTGCCGAACCCGGCCAACTCGACCGGAGAGCTGTGCCGCTCGTTCTGGGTGACCGCGGCGAGCTGGAAGTACCTCGGCTCGAGCCAGTGGGCGCAGAAGATCGATGTGGTCGACAAGCTGGGCGAGATCTCCACGCCGGGCGACTACCCCTACACCGCTCCCGTGACGTGCGGTCAGGGCGACATCTACGCCTCGTACGACGGCGCCGACGCGACCCTCGACCCGGGTCCCTACCTGTGGGGTCCCGACAACCCCTTCGACGAGAAGTTCCTGCACGAGATGGGCTTCACCGGGCCCCGGCCGACGTACACCACGACCGAGCTCGGCTGCAACGAGGTGACGGCCGAGCCGTCCACGACACCGCCCACCTGCACCGCGGCGGGCCAGTACACGCTGCCCGACGTCGACAAGGTGACGTGGTGGGTCGACGGTGTCGAGACCGAGCCGGGCACCTACACCGTGAAGGCCGGCACGAAGGTGACCGTCGTCGCCCGGGCGACCGAGGGCACGGTGCTGAAGGGCGGCGTGCAGGATCCGCGCACCCTGCTGTGGAGCTACACGTGGAAGCTCGACTTCCCGAAGCCGGAGTGCCAGAGCCCGGAGCTCACGGGCCAGATCACCGCGATCTGCGAGAACGACGTGCCGTGGATCAGCTACACGGTGACGCTCGTCGACCCCGACCACCAGTCGACGGGTGACACCGCGGAGCTCACCTTCCAGAGCGGCTCCGACAGCTTCACCTTCATCCCGGCGCTCGGCACCATCCACGACGGGGAGACCCTCTCGGGCCGCGTGCTGTGGCCGGGTGCCGCGATCGACGGCGACGGCGACCCCATCGGCTGGCCGGGCTGGTCGAACGAGGGCGGCGTCTGGCACGAGATCGACGGCAACTACGCCTGGACCCGTGACGGCGTGACGGCGATCATCTCCGTCAACCCCTCGATCAGCGACGACCTCGAGTACCCGAGCGGCAACCCGTACTGCAACCCGGGACCGACCGTCATCGAGCCCACGCTGAGCTCCGTGCCGGCCACCTGCGACGCGACCACGAGCGGCACCTTCACGCTGCCCGACATCGAGGGCATCGTCTGGAAGGTCGACGGGGTGGTGACCGAGCCGGGCACCTACTCGGGCGGCACGCCGAGCACGAAGATCGTGACCGCGGAACTCGACCAGTCGGACGGTCCGGTGGTGCTCGCGCCCGGAGCGCAGACACGCTGGGAGCTCGAGTTCACCGCGCCGAAGGAGTGCCTCACGATCGAGGGCTCCACGGCGACGGGCGAATGCCTCGCCGACTCCCCGTGGATCTTCTACACGATCACGCTGACCGACCCGTACAACCAGGCCAGCGACCACGACGCCGACATCATCATGACCGACGGGACCAACACCGTGACGCTGCCGCTCGGCACCGTCCCGCCGTCGGGCGTGCTGACCGGCAAGGTGCTCTGGCCCGGCGCATCCGTCGATCCGGACACGGGCGAGGCGAACGGCTGGCCCGGCTGGGTGCAGGTGGACGGCGAGTGGACGACCACTACCGACCCCGCGCACTACGGCTGGACGCGCGTCATCACGACGGCGACCCTCTCGGTGAACCCCGAGATGCAGGTCGACCTCACGTATCCGCCGGCCACGCCCGACTGCAACACGAACCCGCCGGAGGACCCGCCGACGTACGGCATCTTCCCGACGAGCGCCGTGCTCGCGCAGCAGTGCACCACCGACGGGCGGGGCGTGCTGACGCTCGGCCAGGTCGACGGCGTCTCGTTCTTCGAGGACGTGAACTACTTCATCGACGGCGTGCCGGCGACGAGCTCGACGGTGTACCTGCGTGCAGGCACCTACGAGGTGACGGTGACCACCAAGTCGCCGAACGACGGGCTCCAGGGGGCGACCGCGTGGCGGGTGACCGTCACCGGGGCGCAGGTCTGCGGTGAGCTCGAGACGCTCGCGCTGACCGGTGCGGATGCCGGGGTGCTGCTCGCCCTCGGCGGCATCCTCGTCGCGGCCGGTGCGGCCGCCGCGGTGACCGCCCGGGTGCGGATGCGCCGGGCGGAGTGAGGCTCCGCATCCCCGTCCGCTGCAGGGGCGGACGGGGATGCGGTCTCGTCGGCGGGCGTCAGGCGCTCGCCGAATCCTGTTCCGCGTGCGTGACGGGTGCGGGCTCGACGCCGTAGACCGCCTCGAGGCCCGCGGCGAACTCGTCGATCCGGCCCTCGGCGGCGAGCATCCTCGCCCGCTCGGACGGGCCGTGCACGAGCACGCCGGCGAAGTGGCGCAGGGCCGCCTCGGTGCGGCCGTCGTCGCCGCGGACGCGGGCCCGCTCGAGCTCCGCCTCGAGCAGCGCCTCCACGTGGCGACGCAGCGCCACGATCGACGGCGCCGCAGCCTCGTCGGCCGCGTACCCGGCGACGGCACCGCCCACGAGGGCGTGCGCCGAGTCGGCGAGCTCGGGCAGCGGGGCGTGCAGGGCGAGCAGCTCGAGGTCGAGCAGTTCGACGCCGGGCAGGGCGCCCACGGCGGGGTCGACGTTGCGCGGCAGCCCCAGGTCGATCACGAGCAGCCTCCGTCCCGCGGGGATCGCCTCGGGGGTGACCGTGTAGCGGGCGGTGCAGGTGATGACGACGTCGACGTCGGCGAGCGCCGCGGGCAGTTCGGCCTCGGCGCGCACCCCGTACTTGCCGGCGAACATCGCGGCGCGGCCGGTGGCCGAGTAGACCCGTACATCCGCGGCGCCGCGGGCGCGCAGCGAGGCGATCGTGGTGGCGGCGTAGCGCCCCGTGCCGACGAGCAGCACGCGGGCGGCCGACCAGTCGGGGATGCGCGAGGAGGCGAGGTCGAGGGCGAGCCGGGCGAGCGAGCGGTCGGCGCCGCTCAGGTCGCCGGCGGAGCGCACGGTGCGCGAGGTGCGGGCGGCCTGCTGGAAGAGGCGGTCGAGGGGGCCGCTCACGGTGCCCGCGCGGCGGGCGTCCTGGGCGGCGCG encodes:
- a CDS encoding glutamyl-tRNA reductase, which encodes MLFCLTANHANADFPLLDRVSRIPADEASRRLAELEFVRGAVVLSTCNRFEAYLDLDDPLAAADAIAAEAVVSALGGLAPEDAAELRARATVHTGDGAVRHLFAVTAGLESMVVGEEEIAGQVQRAAQDARRAGTVSGPLDRLFQQAARTSRTVRSAGDLSGADRSLARLALDLASSRIPDWSAARVLLVGTGRYAATTIASLRARGAADVRVYSATGRAAMFAGKYGVRAEAELPAALADVDVVITCTARYTVTPEAIPAGRRLLVIDLGLPRNVDPAVGALPGVELLDLELLALHAPLPELADSAHALVGGAVAGYAADEAAAPSIVALRRHVEALLEAELERARVRGDDGRTEAALRHFAGVLVHGPSERARMLAAEGRIDEFAAGLEAVYGVEPAPVTHAEQDSASA